GCGCCTGGGGCTGGGCGAGGTGCACATCCCGCTCGGCAAGCTGCGCCTGGGGCTCGAGAAGGGGCTCCCGGAAGGGCTGCCCGCGGACAAGGACGCCGAAATAATCGCCTACTGCAAGATCTCCATGCGCGGCTACGAGGCCGAGCGCATCCTGGAGGCGGCGGGCTACACCAACGTCACGGTCATGGAGGGCGGCATCATGGCCTGGCCCTTCGCCCGGGAGAAGTAGGCGCCCCGGGGTCAGGTCACGCATTCACGTCACGAAAAAGGCGCGGGCGGGTCGGTCCGTCCGCGCCGTGCATCGAAAAACAGGGAGAGACAGCATGTCCAAGTTCCTCTTCGTCCTTTCGCGCGGCCCCGAGGACCCGACCCGCGCCGTGCGCTGCTTCCAGCTGGCGAAGATCGCCACGGACAAGGGCCACGACACGACCGTCTTCCTGGTGGACGACGCCGTGTACCTGGCCAACCTCGGCCTCGCCGAGAACATGAAGGCCCCCACGGGCGACGCCCTCATCGGGTACCTGCAGACCGTGCGCGAGAAGGGCAGCATCCTCGTGTGCAAGCCCTGCGCCGCGGCCCGCATGATCGCCGAGGACGACCTGCCCTCGGGCTTCACCATCTCCACCGGCCCCACCCTCATCGACCTCGCGGCCGAGGCGAAGGTCTTTTCCTTCTAGGCCGCCGTGCCTCCCGCGGCCTACCTGCGCGAGGGCCTGCCGCAAAAAAACGGCCCCGGTTGCCCGGGGCCGCCTTTGCATGTGCACTTCTCATGTTGCTTTCTATTCGCTTGCACATACTTGGGATGGGGTGCCGTTTTTTCGCATACTACCCAGAGCAACATCATATTAGGATATATGAACAGGAGGGCTATCATTCAAGAATGATAGATTCACCGTCAGGAGAAAAAGATTTGATATTTTTGGCGACGACGGTATCTGAAGTATTTGCGTAGCAATAAACGCATTTGTGTGGGCATGTATTATATTGCCCTATATCTTTGCTTATTATACAACCACACTCGTTTCTTTGTCCTTGGTCTTTTAAATTTTTTTCTTTAGCCACATGTTCGAATAAACTTAACTGGCTATTTGTGTCCATCCCGAAGAGTTTAAGAATATCCGGATGGTTGTTTGTTATTTTTAAGATAAGACTATCATCGATACATTTGTTGTGTTGGATACCAAATTCCGACAAATCGATACTTTCGCCGCAAGTAAATGCTGGCATGCCCCAGCCAGAACAAAGACTGGATATTCCAGACGACAGGTGTTCAATATCTGATAAAGTAAAGTCTTTATGGATGATATTTTGCCGTTTCAAATTATTTTGAACCTTTTTGTAGTTACAAACGTCTGCAAAACTGAAAACAAGCCTTGATGTATAGCCGTGCAAGATGTCTCCAACGTTTTTTATTTTCTTGAGGAGTTTGTTTGCGTCGATAGATTTTGTAAGAATAAGCGGATCAAATCTCCATATTACTCGGTCTGGGCCAATTTTTTCAGAAATGGTTTTAAACGTTTCAACTCGTGAAGCTAATGGAGGAACACTTGGTTCTAAATTTTCTTCCTCATAGTCGTTTACTGTGAAGTGGATATAATATCCAATTTCATTTTCTTCAAGGATATGAAGGTAGGGTAAAAGAGGTTTTGGATTTTTACTCCAAAAAATAACAGCACGTACATTTTTATAAGATATGAACTGTGACCTTCTGTTGAAAGGGTTAATCCATTTTGAATAACCAGCTTTTAGACGATTGAAGAACCACTTGGAATAAAAGGCAGGAATATCTGTTGATCGACTTGCAGAGATTATTTCCGGGGCAATGGCACTTGCCGTCAGATCATTAATTGTTATCTGATCTTTTCGCCATTCCATTTAGTCATTCCTTGTCAAACGCCTTACGGCGAAGTTGACATATCTCTGCTTTAAAATAGGCCATCTATTCATTGCTGTGCAATCATTTTTGCAGCTTTTTCCATTCTCAATAAAATTTGGACACAGATTGAGAGTTGAATTAATGGTATTTTCTATATCCAATGTATAGTCAAAGCCGTTTACAACTCTGACAAGTCCTTCGTCAGGATTGGTCGCCGTTATATATTTTTCGAGGTCATCCTCACAGGAGTAGTTATGTCTTGCCATTATGGTAGTTATGATTTTTTTTAATCTGCTCCAGTCATAGTTTAGAGCTTGCTCGTCTTGCATTAATGAGCAAACGACGGCAATTCTTTTGCGTTCAAAATTTGTTGATTCAATTGCTTTGACTAACTTTCCAAAAACTTCTGGGTGAAGATCGCTGATAGATTTGGGAAAAACAATTACGTTATAGTCATAGTCTCCAGAATTCAGATTATCTAATTTTGCTATGTCATCATTTATGATGCGAAATTTTTCGTTTCTAAGAGAGTCAGTGTATTCCCATGTATTTATGTCGTATCCAGTGTACGATGTTGTTGTCTTGAAGTCATTAATTTGTTCTTTGGCGATGAAATGGTATCCCCAGTAGTCAATGCCACATCCACATCCTATAGACAAAATATCTAAGTCGTTATGTGGTAAGAAATTAAAATTCAGAAGTTTTTGATACATCAAATAATATTCTGCAAGATAAGCTGGGAAATATTTCAGCATATAATACATTCGTACTAAATGATTTCCGTAATCAGGGCTTGCGCCACCTGCAAATGAAAATTTTTTCAGTTCGCATAACCCGTCAGATTCTTTTGCAGCAATTTGAAAATCAGAATATACCGCCTCAAGCTTATTTTTGATAAAACGTTTCATGTGTTTCTTCCTCTATCAATGACTCTTAATCCATTGTTGTTATGGTGATTTATCAGCCTTCAGAAAGTTCACTCCAGAAAATATTCGTTTCCTTTTTATTAAAAAAACGTGCTGAGCCTGAAATACTGTTTCCTTTTAGACGCCTTTCTCTTCACTTCCATCCATTGAAAAGCCTGCGACTTCGGCTCAAGCCGAGCCACAGTCTATCAGATGTCCTTATTCGAGAAATTTTCACCGTGTTAAGGCTAAGGCATATTTAATATTTGTTTTTTAATTTAAAATTTATAAATATTCAAGTATAAAAATGGACATGCCTTGATTCTCATCATGACGATAACGACACGAATTCGCTGAGTAGTAAGATAATCACTAGCACTTTATTTTCACTGCCCAGATTTCTCGTTGTTTTGAGACGGCTGCCTTTGGTAGGCCATTTTAGCCTTGATCTATTTCGTACCCTTATGTGTTGGCTCCTATATGTAATTTTGTGAGCTGGCTCGCGGGGGCACGTCAAGAATCTTGACTAAAGCAAACGGCCGGTCGGCATTTCGCCGACCGGCCGTCATCGTTCTTGATTCACGCCCTTGGCGGGCCGCCTCAGCCCTTCTTCACTCCCTCCGCGATGCGGTCGCCGAGGGTCTTGTCGACGTTGCGCCAGTATTCGAAGGCGCGCTGCAGCACCGGCTCGGTGACGCCCTTCTTCAGGTGGCCCACGATGTTGGAGACCAGGCGGTCGCGCGCGGCGTCGTCCAGGACCTTGCGCACCATGGTCCCGGCCTGGCCGAAGTCGTCGTCGTCCTTGCGCTTGGTGTAGGCCGCGCGCACGAACTCGCCGCTGGCGCCCCAGACCTCGACCTGCGGGTAGCGCTCG
This genomic stretch from Desulfovibrio sp. X2 harbors:
- a CDS encoding DUF1848 domain-containing protein, which encodes MEWRKDQITINDLTASAIAPEIISASRSTDIPAFYSKWFFNRLKAGYSKWINPFNRRSQFISYKNVRAVIFWSKNPKPLLPYLHILEENEIGYYIHFTVNDYEEENLEPSVPPLASRVETFKTISEKIGPDRVIWRFDPLILTKSIDANKLLKKIKNVGDILHGYTSRLVFSFADVCNYKKVQNNLKRQNIIHKDFTLSDIEHLSSGISSLCSGWGMPAFTCGESIDLSEFGIQHNKCIDDSLILKITNNHPDILKLFGMDTNSQLSLFEHVAKEKNLKDQGQRNECGCIISKDIGQYNTCPHKCVYCYANTSDTVVAKNIKSFSPDGESIILE
- a CDS encoding DsrE family protein yields the protein MSKFLFVLSRGPEDPTRAVRCFQLAKIATDKGHDTTVFLVDDAVYLANLGLAENMKAPTGDALIGYLQTVREKGSILVCKPCAAARMIAEDDLPSGFTISTGPTLIDLAAEAKVFSF